TGCCCGGCGGCGCGGTGACGTGCGACCCGTCGCAGCTCAATGCCTCGACCGCGAAGTCGTGGCCGGACGTGCCGTTCGACCAGATCTGCAACGCCGGCGAGTCGTGCACCAACCGGTTGACGCCGTCGTTCTTCACCCGCAAGAAGCTGACCAAGGTCGTCACCCGGGTCGCCAACGGCGCGTCGTCGTTCCAGGACGTCGACTCCTGGACGCTGGAGCACCAGTTCCTGGCCACCGGTGACGGCCTGGCGCCCGCGCTGAACCTGAACAAGGTCACCCACACGGGTCTGGTGGGTGGCAGCGCGTCGTTGCCGCCCACGGTGTTCGGGCACACGGCCATGGACAACCGGGTGGACAGCAGCACCGACGGTCAGCTGCCGCTGACCCGGTACCGGATCACGTCGATCACGAACGAGACCGGCGCCAACACCACGATCACCTACAGCGATCAGGACTGCAAGCCGGGTGCGCGGATGCCGGCCTCGCCGGAGTCCAACACGCTGCGCTGCTACCCGTCGTGGTGGGCCCCCGAGGGGGCGCTGGAACCGCAGTTGCACTGGTTCCACAAGTACGTGGTGGTGTCGGTGATCGACACCGACCGCACCGGCGCCTCCACGCGCATCCCGACCACCTACGAGTACAAGGGCGACCCGGCCTGGCACTTCGACGAGGCCGAGTTCGCCGAGCCCAACCGCCGCACCTGGTCGCAGTGGCGCGGCTACGCGACCGTGCGCACGGTCAAGGGTGACACCACCGGTCCGCAGAGCGTGTCCGAGACCGTCTACGGGCGCGGCATGGACGGCGACAAGCTGCCCGACGGCACGCGGGAAGCCTGGGTCGACACCGAGGACGGCGACCCGGTCCGGGACGTGCAGCGCCTGCGCGGCTTCGTCCTGGAAACCAGGCAGTACCAGGGGAACGACGTCGTCTCGGCGTCGGTCAACGACCCCTACCTGCCCGACACCCCCACGGCGACCGACGCGGCGGGCAACAAGGCGTACGTGACCGGCAACGCCTCGGTGCGCGGCCGCACCAAGCTGGAGAACGGCACCTGGCGGCGCACCCGGGTGGACAAGGAGTTCAACGCCGAGGGCATCGTCACCCGGGTGGAGGACCACGGCGACCTGGCCGTGACCGGTGACGAGTCCTGCACCCGTTCCACCTACGCGCGCAACGAGACCGCGTGGATCCTGACGACGGCGTCGCAGGTGGAGACGGTCAAGGGCACGTGTGCGGTGACCGCGTCGCCGACCACGGTCCTGTCACTGGCACGGTCCTACTACGACAACCAGGACCACGGCGTCGCACCGACGCGGGGCCTGGTGACCAAGGCCGAGGCGCTGGACAAGTGGGACGCCACCGGTCAGACGTGGGTGACCGCGTCGCAGGCCGCCTACGACTCCTACGGCCGCCCGACCGAGGTCGTGGACGGGCGGGGTGAGAAGACCACCACCGCCTACGTCCCGGCCTCCGGCCCGGTCACCGAGATGACCAGCACCAACCCGCTGGGCCACGTCACCCGGGAGTACCTCGCCCCGGCGTGGGGCCTGTCGACGGCGTCGGTGGACGTCAACAACCGGCGCGCCGAGCTGGCGTACGACCCGCTGGGCCGGCTGACCAAGGCGTGGACGCCGGGTCACGCGGGCGCGGCGAACGCGGACGCGGTGTTCGAGTACCAGTACAACACCGACAAGCCCAGCGTCGTGGTGTCCAAGCAGCTGCAGGACAACGGCGGCTACCTGACCGCCTACACCCTGTACGACGGCCTGCTGCGCGAGCGGCAGACGCAGATCCCCGCGCCGGGCAAGGACGGCGGCCGCCAGATCACCGACATCCTCTACGACTCCAGGGGTCTGCCGTACAAGACCAACGGCATCTACTGGAACAAGGAGGCGCCCAGCGGCGAGCTGACCGGCATCCGGGAGAACGAGCTGCCGGCCCAGACGATCACCGAGTACGACGCACTGGGCCGCCCCACCGCGGCGATCTTCAAGAAGTTCGACGTCGAGCAGTGGCGCACCACCACCTCCTACGGTGGCGACCGCGTGCACACCACCCCGCCGTCGGGCGGCACGGCCACCACGGTGATCAGCGACGCGCAGGGGCGGACGCTGGAGAAGCGGCAGTACACCGCCGGCCTGGGCAGCACCTACGACACCACGCGCTACGCCTACAACGCGGCGGGGCTCCTGGAGACCCTGACCGACCCGGCCGGGAACACCTGGCGCTACCACTACGACCTGCGCGGTCGCGTGGTGGCGACCGACGACCCGGACACCGGGCACTCCACGGTCACCTACAACGCGGCCGGTCAGGTCCTGACCACCACCGACTCGCAGAACCGCACCATCGCCAACGCCTACGACAAGCTGGGCCGGACCACCGCCCGCCACCAGGGCTCGCTGACCGGCACGAAGCTGGCGGAGTGGGAGTACGACACCCTCACCGGCGGTGTCGGCATGCTCACCGCGTCACGGCGTTTCGTCGATGGCCAGACCTACGAGCAGCGGGTCAACGGTTATGACGACGCGGGTCGGGCCACCGGCCAGAAGGTGATCATCCCGGCGTCCGAGGGCGTGCTGGGTGCGACCTACGAGCTGCGGCAGAGCTACACGGCCACGGGCAAGCCCAACGTGACCTCCTACTCGGCGGTCACCTCGGGCACCAAGCAGATCTACCCGCGCGAGAACGTGGGCACGGTCTACGACGCCATGGGCCTGCCGATCCAGCTCATCGGCTCCCAGGTCTACGTCGGGTTGACCGAGTACTCCAGCTTCGGCGAGGTGCTCTACACCCAGTACGCCGACGCCACCGACGGCGCCGCGCCCAACGTGGGCATCACCGACTTCTACGAGATCGGCAGCCGGCGGCTGGAGCGCACGGTCGTGAGCCGGGAGACCGCCACGGGCAACCGGGTGGCCGACCGCAACTACACCTACGACGCGGCGGGCAACATCACGAGGATCGCCGACACCCCCGAGGGGCGTGCGGCGGACATCCAGTGCTTCGCCTACGACCACCTGCGCCGCATGAACGAGGCGTGGACCCCGTTGTCGGGCAACTGCTCGACTGCCCGGTCGGCCTCGGCCCTGGGCGGTGCGGCGCCGTACTGGCACTCGTGGACCTTCGACAAGACCGGCAACCGGCTGACGGAGACCCAGCACGCGGCGGCCGGGGACACCGTCCGCACGACCGCCTACCCGGCGGCGGGGGCGGCCCAGCCGCACACCGCCACCTCGGTGACCACGAAGGGCCCGAACGGCACGGCGCTGGACACCTTCACCTACGACACCAGCGGTAGGACCAAGACCCGCAAGGTCAGCGGTGACGAGCAGGTGCTGGACTACGACGCCGAAGGCCGGATCTCCAAGATCACCAACCCGGGCAACAAGGTCTCGACGTACCTCTACGACGCCAACGGCTCGCGGTTGATCAGCCGGGAGCCCTCGGCGACGACGCTGTACGTGTTCGGGCAGGAGATCCGCCTGGAGACCGGGACGTCGACCCCGTCGTGGACGCGCTGGTACGGGCACAACGGCAAGACCGTCGCGGTGCGCAACAGCGTGTCGGGCCTGAAGTGGTTGATCCCCGACCACCAGGGCACCAACCAGGTCTCCCTGTCCACCGACGCGAGCCTGGCCATCACCCAGCGCCGCCAGAGCCCCTACGGCGCACAGCGCGGTGCGGCACCGGCCTCGTGGCCGGACAAGCTCGGGTTCGTCGGTGGTCGGAACGACGAGTCGGGCCTGACCCAGGTCGGGGCGCGGTTGTACGACAACGCGTCGGGCCGGTTCCTGTCCGCCGACCCGGTGATCGACAACAACGATCCGCAGCAGCTCAACGGTTACGCCTACGCCAACAACAGCCCGGTCACGTTCAGCGACCCCACCGGGTTGATCCGCGACTGCGGTCCCGACGGCGTGATGTGCGGGACCAAGGAAAAGAGCATCCAGGGCCCGAACTGGGAGGCCGAGAAGCGCACCTACCAGGCGCGCGAACGGGCGTTGCAGCAGGCCAGGCGCAACGCCGACGCCGAGGTTCGCCAAGTCATGGCCAACCAGGGCATCAGCCAGGAGGACTACGCCCGTGCGCTGGCCGACGCCCACAAGACCAAGTGGGACGTCATCAAGGAGGTGGCCTGGGACGTCCTGAAGGAGATCTCGGGCTGGAACGACATCGTCGACTGCTTCACCAAGGGCGACATCTGGGGCTGCGCCGGCATGGTCGCCGGTCTGGTGCCGTGGGGCAAGGTCGGCAAGATCCTCGAAGCCGGTTGGAACGCCATCAAGGCCGTCGACCGCTTGGCCTCCATCGTCAGCAAGGCCCAGGGCATCCTGCGGCGGGTCCAGTCGATCACGGACAAGGTCCAGGAAGCGGTCACCGACCAGTTCCAGAAGCTGATCTCCCGGGGCAGTGGCGCCGGTGAGAGTTGCGTCAAGCACAGCTTCGTCGGCACCACCCTGGTGCTGATGGCCGACGGCTCGACCAAGCCGATCTCCGAGGTCGAGATCGGCGACAAGGTGAAGGCCACCGACCCCACCACCGGCCAGACCACCGACCGCGAGGTCGTCGCCACCATCGTCCACGACGACGAGGGCGACATGACCAAGCTGACCGTGGTCGGTGAGGACGGCACCACGGGCAGCGTGGACGCCACCTCCTGGCACCCGGTCTGGGTCGACGCCGAAGGCCGCTTCGTCAAGATCGGCGACCTCGAACCCGGACAGCGGCTCACCTCGGCCGACGGCACCTCACCCGGGGTCGCCGACGTCGACCGCTACACGCGCTTCGAGCCGGTCTACGACCTGACCGTCGACGGTGTCCACACCTACTACGTGGCGACCGGCGGGTTCGACTTCCTGGTTCACAACTGCGGTGAGGGCAAGCTCAAGGAAGGCGAGCAGTACATCTACCGCGCGGTGAAGGAACAGGAACTCGACCAGCTCCTGGACACCCGGCGCTTCCAGAACGCGCCGGGCATCGAGTCGAAGTACTTCTCGGCGACCCCGGAGGGAGCTGCCCTCTACGCCCGGACCGCTCATGCGAACTTCCCCGAAGAAGGCCCCTACACCCTGGTGCGGGGTGTCATCAGGACGGAGCACATCCCCGCCGAGAGCAGGATCGACCACCTGGCCGACGGCGGTGGCGGGATCGACGCGTTCGCGCTCTGGGAAGACGCGATGAGTACGATCGGCCGAGTCAGGATCATGCCTTCCATGCCGGTTCCGAGGTGAGTCGATGAAGATCTGCGTGACTTCCCTTCGGCAGTCCACCTTGGACCTCTGGTCCAGGCTCCTCCCCGCCTCGACGGCGATCCGGTTCGTCAACGGGGGCAGCCGGTCGGTCCAGGCGGACGTGCTCGTGATGTCCGGGGTCTGGGCCTTCGACCGCTACGGCGGCAGCCCGGACAGGGAGGCGGCGCAGGTCCTGCCGAACGCGCGGGGCGACGGTCTGCCGGAGTGGATCGTCGTCCCACCGTTCCGCCCGGTCGTCGAACGGGACGGGGAGTTCGTCACCAGGGAGGATTTCGCGGAGGTCAGTCCTGCCTACTACGGGATCCTCCGGTCTCTCCAGGCGGTGAGGGACGGATTCGGGGACTCGGTCAGCGTGGTGCTCGACCTGTCGTTGCTCGGGATGGACGATCCGAACGACGAGTCGACCCCGGCTTCGGTGGCCCGGGCGATCGAGGAGTTCCTGACCGGGTGAGCGGTGGGACCTCACCGGGGCGGTGCCCCGGTGAGGTCCCACCGGCGAACCGGGAACACGTCCCGGCGGGATCGTCCGGCTTTCGACGGCCTTCCGCGTGAAATCCCGGCATCACACCGAAACGCCGCGCGCCCGCAGCTCCGCCAACGCCCCCAGCAACCGGTCCCGCAACTCCGGCCGACAGATCACCAGATCCGGTATCAGCGGATCGCGGTTGCCGTACACCATCGGTCCACCGTCCACTCGGGACGCGTGCGCCCCGGCCGCCAAAGCCACGGCGACCGGCGCCGCGCTGTCCCACTCGTACTGCCCACCGGCGTGCACGTAGGCATCAACCTCCCCGCTGCACACCGCCATCGCCTTGACCCCGGCCGACCCCATGGGCACCAGCTCCACGTCCGCCACCTCGGCCAACCCGTCCACCAACGCCGGCCGGTGGCTGCGGCTCACCGCCACCAGAGGACGCCGCTCCGGGACCGCCGCCAACGGCTCGGGCGCCCCGGTCCACCACGTCTTCCCCGACGACAACGCCACCGCCCCGGCCACCACCCGTCCACCGACCGCCAGGGCGACGTGCACCGCCCAGTCCCCGCGGCCGCGTTCGCAGTACTCCACGGTGCCGTCCAACGGGTCGACGATCCACAACCGCCCGTCACCCCCGGACACCGCACCCCCCTCCTCCGACCGCACCGCGTCCTCGGGCCGGTGCACGCGCAGGGCGGCGACCAGCAGCTCGTGCGCCTGCCGGTCACCCTCCCGCCCCAACTCCCGACCGCTCAACCCGCCCCGCCGCACCTCCACCAACAGGTCACGGGCCGCGGACGCCAGGTCGCGCGCCAGCGCGTGGTCGTCCACCGCTCAACCCCCCACGGTCAGCGCGACCTTGTCACCGACCACCGAGAACCGCACATGCGACAGGTCCGGCACCACCAGGTCGGCATCCAACGACCCGGGCTCGCCCAACCCCAGCGTGGTGCACCCCGCCGCACGCCCCGACGCCAACCCGGACGGCGTGTCCTCCACCGCCAGACACCGCTCCGGCGCCAACCCCAACCGCGAAGCACCCAACAGGTACGGCGTCGGCGACGGCTTCCCCTTGTCCACGTCGTCGGCCGTCACCAACACCTCCGCCACCGGCAACCGCGCCGCGGCGGTACGGGCCGCGGTCACATCCCGCGAACACGACGTCACGATCGCCTTGTGCTCCCCGACCGCCTCCGTCGCCTCCCGCGCCCCCGGTAACACCACCACCCCCTCCAAATCATGGGTGGCGATGTGGGAGTAGTGGGCCAGCCCCTCCTCGTGCCGCTCCGGCGGCAGCAGCATCGCGACGATCTCCTTGGCCGGCTTGCCCGCCGTGCCGTCCAGCAGCGCGGGGTCGACGCCCTCCTCCTCGGCCCACCGGCGCCACGCGCGGCGCACGGCGGCGGTCGAGTCGATGAGCGTGCCGTCCAGGTCGAACAGGACCGCGTCGAACTCGTATCGCAGCATCATCATCCCTTCGAAGCGGAAGTGGTGACGGGCTCCCGGTCGGGAGCCCCGGTACCGCGCCTGCCCGCGTACCGCGCCAGCAGGACCACCAGGCCCAGGGCGACCACGCCGAGCGCACCGCCGAGCACGGCCACGCCGGGCAGCCCGGCGCGGTCCAGGGCGACGCCGCCGAAGCCCGCGCCGGCGACGATGCCGATGTTGAACGCCGACACGGCGAACGACACGGCCAGCTCACCGCCCTCGCCCGCGGCCTGGAACAGCGCGGCCTGCACCGTGGGCACGAACGACCACGCGGCCAGCTGCCACACCGTGACCAGGGCGATGGCCTGCGCCTGGCCGGTGGACAGCGGCAGCACCAGCAGCAGCGAGCCGGCGGTGACGGCCGCGGTGACCAGGAGCGTCAGGCGCGAGTTGGTGTCGGCGCCCTTGCCGCCGATGAGGTTGCCCAGCACGGCGCACACGCCGGCGATGAACAGCACGACGATCACCATCGTGTTGCCCATGCCCGCGCGCTGCTCCAGCAGCGGCACCAGGTAGGTGTAGACCGTGAAGGACGCGCCCCAGAACACGGTGATCGCGGTCAGGCCGATGATCACCGGCCTGGTCCGCAGGGCGCGCATCCGCTCGCCCAGCGACGGCCCGTCGTCGGCGCCGGTGGGCGGCAGCACGGCCGCGATGAACGCCAGCGCGGCCAGCGCCATCGCGCCGATCACCAGCATCGGCACGCGCCAGCCCATGTTCTGGCCCAGCAACGTGCTCACCGGCACGCCCAGCGCGGTCGCGGTGCTCACGCCCGCCACGATGGTGGCCATGGTGGAGGCCCGCCTGGCCGGTTCGGCCAGGCGCCCGGCGGCGCCGATGGCGGTCGCCAGGTAGAGGCCCATCATGCCGCCGGAGAGCACCCGGGAACCCAGCAGCACCGCGTAGTTGGGCGCCAGCCCGGCGGCGGCGTGGCCGAGCGCGAACACGACCAGGCAGCCGAACAGCACCTTGCGCCGGTCGGCCCGGTGGAACACCGCGGCCAGCACCGGGGCGCCCACCGCGAACGCCACCGCGTTCAGCGTCACGAGCTGCCCGGCGACCGCCTCCGACACGTCGAGGTCGGAGGCGATCTGGGGGAGCAGGCCCACCACGACGAATTCGGTGCACGACACCGCGAACGCCCCCGCGAACAGGGCCCATATCCAGATCTTCTTCACCGCACCCTCCAGCGTGCACGGGATCGGGGATCACCATCAGGGTTGACGCGTGGCGCCGCGCTCATGCGGCGGCGGCCGGCGACGGGTACGCGCTCATCGGCGTTCATCGGATCGCGAATTCGCGTATTGCCTGGAAAAGGAATCCCCGCGACACTTGCCCGCACACCGCCGAGGGGCCCGGATTCACCGGATCGGATCAACGCGGCGCGGAGTCCCGAAGCATCGTCCAGACCATTCACGTCGGCTGCGGTACGGAGGGGTACTGCAACCAAGGGCCCGTCGGCGCCACAGGTGTGCCCACTGCAATGACAACTGGGGAGGAATAGTGCTGGACGACGGCATGGAGCCGGTCGGGTCGGGGACACCTGGAGGGCGATTAGCGGGCCACGACGTGCTCGACGCGGCGTTCACCGCGCTCGCCGGGGGACGGGGGCGGGTCCTGGTCGCCGAGCACCCCGGCGTGCTCGGCCGCAACACCGCCGTGGAGCGGGCCCGCGCCGAGGCGGCGCGGCGGGGCGTCCGGGTCGCCCACGGCCGGGCCACCGCCCTGGACCGGGTCGCGCCGCTGTCCACGCTGGTGGCCGCGCTCGGCGGCGGCGGCGCGGTCGGGCGGGCGGACCTCGCCGACCTGGACGGCGACCGGCTCACCGTGCTGGAGCGGTTGCGCTGCGCCCTGGAGGGCGCGGCCGCCGGGTCGGGGCTGCTGGTGTGCCTGGACGACTTCCACCACGCCGACGAGCTGACCGCGCTGGCCCTGCGGGTCCTGGTGCCCGCCCTGGCCGACGAGCCGGTGCTGTGGCTGCTGGCCCTGCACCCGCCGCTGGCCTCGGTCGCGGTCCGCAACGTGATCGACGTGCTGCTGGAGGCGGGCGCCCACCGGGTGCCGCCCGACCGGCTGACCCAGGACGCGGTGCGCGGCATCTGCGAGGGCGTGCTGGGGCACCGGGCGGGCCCCGGCCTGGTGGCCTTCGCCTCGGGCGTCGACGGCGACCCGGCGCTGGTCGCCCGCGTGGTGCGGGCGCTGGACGCGGCCGGGCACGTCGAGGTGCGCGACGACCTGGCCGAGGTGGTCCCGGACGCCGACCGGCGGCCCCTGCCCCGCGCGGTCGTCGACGCGATCCGGGCGCGGCTGGCCGACCTGCCCGAACCGGTCGCGGCGCTGCTGGAGGCGGGCGCGGTGCTGGGTCGGCCCTTCACCGTGCACGAGGCGGCGGGCCTGACCAGGCGTTCGGTGCCCGAGCTGGCCCGCGCCGCGGGCGCCGCGGTCGAGGCGGGTGTGCTGGGGCCGCAGCCGAGCGGGCTGGGCTTCCCGCACGAGCTGGTCCGCCGGGCCGTGTACGCGGGGGTGGCCGAGCCGGTGCGGGTGGCGCTGCACCGGGAGGCCGCCGACGTGGTCGCCGCCGAGGGCCGCGACCCCGAGGAGGTGGTCGGGCACCTGGAACGCGCCGGTCACGTGGGGTCCGCCGCGGTGGTGGACGTGCTGCACCGGGCGGTGCGCGAGCGGGTGCCCCGGGACCCCGGGGCCGCCACCCGCCTGGTGGTGCGGCTGCTGGACCTGCTCGGCGACGCCCACCCGCGCAGCGACGAGCTGACCGTGCTGGCCGTGCACCTGCTGACCGCCACCGACCAGGGGCAGCGGGCCTGGGAGCTGGCCGTGCGGGCGCTGCACCGCGACCTCGACGCGGAGACCGAGACGCTGCTGGTGTGCGCGCTGGCCGAGCTGGCCGACCCGGCGCACGGCCAGGGCGACGACCACGCGGTGGTCGAGTACACCCGCCGGGCGCTGGCCCGCGCCGACCTGGCCGGGCACCACCGCGCGGAGCTGCGGGCAGTGCAGGCGCACCGGCTGGCCGGGACGGGCCAGGCCGCCGCGGCCGAGGAGGCCGCCGACGAGGTGCTGGCCGCGGGCGCCCGGACCGAGCGCGGCGAGGCCCTGATGCTGGCCTGCGCGGCCAAGGGCATCGCGGCGCTGCACCGCGGCGAGTTCGCCCGGGCCCTGGAGCACGGCCGCGCGGCGGTCCGCGAGGCCGACCGGCTGGGCCCGTTCGTCCGGCAGCGCCACGCGCGGCTGTGGCTGTGCCCGCCGCTGCTCGCGCTCGACCGCTTCGACGAGGCCGACTCGGCGTTGCGGCTGGTGGAGCGCGAGTCGCGGCGCCTGGGCACCTCCTGGGTGGCGCCCGAGTGGCACTACCACCGCGCCCGGGTGCGCGCCGCGCGCGGTGACCTGGCCGGGGCCCAGGCGGAGGCCGAGGCGGGGGTGCGCGCGGCGCGGGAGCGGTCGGCGGGCGGCCTGCTGGGCAAGGTCCTGGGCCTGCGCGCGGAGGTCCGCGCCACCCGCGGCGACCTGGCCGGCGCCGAGGGCGACCTGCGCGAGGCCGAACGCCGCGCCGACGCCGCGCGGTCGGCCTGGTGGCGCGTGCGCTGGCTGTGCGCGGCCGACCGGGACGACGAGGCCGCCGAGGTGGCGGGCGGCCTGCTGGCCGCCACCGACCTCGTCGCGTTCATCGCCACCACCGCCGCGTGCGCCGTGCCCCTGCTGGCGGGGCTGGCCCGGCGGTGCGGCGACCTGCGGGCGCTGGACCGGCTGGTGCGCGTCACCGGCGAGCTGGCCGACCGCAACCCCGGCGTGTCGTGGCCCGCCGCCACCGCCGCCCACGTCCGCGGCCTGGCCGAGCGCGACCCGGCCGCCCTCGTCTCGGCCGCCGAGCTGCACCGGATGAGCGGGCGGCGCCCCGCGCGGGCCGCGGCCCTGGCCGACGCGGGCGAGCTGGCCCGCGAGCTGGGCGAGCGGCAGCGGGCCGAGGAGCTGCTGGCCGAGGCGGAACGCCTGTGGCTGGCCTGCGACGCGCTGCCCGCCGCCCGCCGGGCCGGTCGCCGGCTGGCCGGGCTCAAGGCGCGCCCGGGTCCCGCGGTCGACGGCGTGGTCCCCGACCGGGCGCCCGAGCAGTGGGCCGACCTCACCGAAACCGAGGTGCGCGTGGCGCGCCTGGTCGCCCGCGGCCTGACCAACAAGGCCATCGCCACCCGGCTGACCCTCTCGCCCAACACGATCAACACGCACGTGCGCAACGCGTTCACCAAGCTCCGCGTCACCAACCGCGTCGAGCTCGCGTTGCAGGTCATCGCGCACGACGAAGCCCGGCGCGACACCGACCAGCGCTGACACCCCCTCCCCGCGACGCCCGCCGGTGACGCGCCGGCGGGCGTCCGCGCGCCGGGCCGGCCCCTCACCCATTCACGTGAGCCGACCGGTGCGCCGGTGCGGATTCCACCCGGCGCCGCCCCGCGGAGTTCATGGATTTGCGCGAGCGAGAGCCGCGGAAAACGGGGGAACCCGATTAGGGACGGAATCGAGCCCACAACAAGACGTGTCAGGTGCTCGGACCGCGACGCGGACGTCGAAAACCCCCTCGGAATTCCCCGAACGGAGTGGCATGGACATCTGCATCCAGAAGTACGGCGGCAGTTCCCTGGCGCACGACGTCCAGGTCGCCGAGGTCGCGCGCCGGGTGGCGCGCGTCCGCCGCAGCGGCACCGCGGTGGTCGTCGTGGTGTCCGCGCGCGGCGACACCACCGACGAGCTCGTGCGCGCCGCCACCGCGGTCAGCCCGGCGCCGGACCCGCGCGAGACCGACAAGCTGCTCGCCACCGGCGAGCTGGCCTCCGCGGCCCTGCTGGCCATCGCGCTGCGGGAGCTGGGCGTGCCGGCGGTGTCGCTGTCCGGCCCGGAGGCCGGGCTGCGGGCGGTGGGCCGGCCTGGTGCGGGCGTGATCGCCTCGGTCGACGTCGAGCCCGTCCGCTCCTGGCTGGCCCAAGGCCACGTCGTCGTCGTGGCGGGCTTCCAGGCCCTCGACCGCGACGGCGAGGTCGTCACGC
This portion of the Saccharothrix syringae genome encodes:
- a CDS encoding LuxR C-terminal-related transcriptional regulator yields the protein MLDDGMEPVGSGTPGGRLAGHDVLDAAFTALAGGRGRVLVAEHPGVLGRNTAVERARAEAARRGVRVAHGRATALDRVAPLSTLVAALGGGGAVGRADLADLDGDRLTVLERLRCALEGAAAGSGLLVCLDDFHHADELTALALRVLVPALADEPVLWLLALHPPLASVAVRNVIDVLLEAGAHRVPPDRLTQDAVRGICEGVLGHRAGPGLVAFASGVDGDPALVARVVRALDAAGHVEVRDDLAEVVPDADRRPLPRAVVDAIRARLADLPEPVAALLEAGAVLGRPFTVHEAAGLTRRSVPELARAAGAAVEAGVLGPQPSGLGFPHELVRRAVYAGVAEPVRVALHREAADVVAAEGRDPEEVVGHLERAGHVGSAAVVDVLHRAVRERVPRDPGAATRLVVRLLDLLGDAHPRSDELTVLAVHLLTATDQGQRAWELAVRALHRDLDAETETLLVCALAELADPAHGQGDDHAVVEYTRRALARADLAGHHRAELRAVQAHRLAGTGQAAAAEEAADEVLAAGARTERGEALMLACAAKGIAALHRGEFARALEHGRAAVREADRLGPFVRQRHARLWLCPPLLALDRFDEADSALRLVERESRRLGTSWVAPEWHYHRARVRAARGDLAGAQAEAEAGVRAARERSAGGLLGKVLGLRAEVRATRGDLAGAEGDLREAERRADAARSAWWRVRWLCAADRDDEAAEVAGGLLAATDLVAFIATTAACAVPLLAGLARRCGDLRALDRLVRVTGELADRNPGVSWPAATAAHVRGLAERDPAALVSAAELHRMSGRRPARAAALADAGELARELGERQRAEELLAEAERLWLACDALPAARRAGRRLAGLKARPGPAVDGVVPDRAPEQWADLTETEVRVARLVARGLTNKAIATRLTLSPNTINTHVRNAFTKLRVTNRVELALQVIAHDEARRDTDQR